CTTCCGCTGGGGCCTCCGGGTGGCCGGTCCCTGGCGCTGGTAGCTCGCTACCAGGCCAGCAGCCGCTCGAGCGCCGAGGCCACGGCGGCCGGGCCCGGCAGGAAGGCCGCCTCCAGGGGCGGACTGGCGGGGGTGGGCGTGTCCGCCGCGCCCAGGCGCATGACGGGGGCGTCGAGCCAGCTGAAGCAGGCTTCGCCAATGCGGGCGGCCAGCTCGGCGCCGGGGCCGTAGGTGAGGCTGGCCTCGGTGAGCACCAGAACCCGGTGGGTGCGCTTCACCAGGTCCGCGATGGCGGCGTCGTCCAGGGGCCAGAGGGTCCGCAGGTCCAGCACGGCGACATCGAGGTCGGCCGCGGCTTCCAGGGCCGCATGCTGGGCCGCCCCGTAGGTGATCACGCAGGCGCGGGTGCCGTCCTTGCGCAGGGCCGCCTCGCCCAGCCGCGCCGTGGGGGCCTCGCTCCACTGATCCTTGAGGCGGCGGTAGAGGTGCTTGTGCTCGAAGATCAGCACGGGATCTGGGTCGTCAATGGCCGCGCGGAGCAGGGCGTAGGCGTCGCGCACGGTCCCCGGCGCCACGACCTTGAGGCCCGGGCTGCCCAGGAAGTGTCCTTCGGGGTTCTGGCTGTGGAAGGGGCCACCGCCGTTGCCGCCGCCGGAAGGTCCGCGGAAGACGGCGGGTACCGACTGCCCCCACCGCCAGTGGGCCTTGGCGGCGAAGTTCACCATGAGGTCCGACGCCAGCAGCGCGAAGTCCATGAATTGGAACTCCGCCACAGGCCGCTGCCCCATGAGGGCCGCGCCGATGGCCGACCCGGCGATGGCCTGCTCGGAGATGGGTGTGTCGATGACGCGGTCGGGGCCGAAGCGCTCCAGCAGCCCCTCGGTGGCGCGGAAGGCCCCGCCGTAGACGCCGATGTCCTCGCCCAGGCAGCAGACCCGGGCATCGGCCGCCATCGCATCGAAGAGCGCCTGGCGGATGGCCTCGAGGTAGGTGCCCGAGAAGGCGGTCATTCCCCCGCCTCGAGCAACCCCCGCTCGCCATCCAGCAAGCCGCGCTCCGCGAGCCAGGCGTCGTTGAAGATGCTGCTGAGGTAGCGGCCCGCGCCATCCGGGAACACGGTCACGATGCGCGCTGGGCGGCCCAGGGCGGGCAGGCTCTTCGCCACCTGGAGCACCGCCCACAGGGCCGCGCCGCTGGAGCCGCCGCCGAGGACGCCCTCCTCCCTGACGAGCCTGCGCGCCTGCTGGAAAGCGTCGCGGTCGGACACCTGGTACATCTCGTCGATGAGTTCGAACTCCATGGTGGGGATGAGGAATTCGTCTCCCAGACCCTCGATGCGGTAGGGGCCGGCCTTGGGGTTCTCCTCGCCGCGAAAGTGGGGCGTGAACACCGAACCCACGGGATCCACGGCCACGACCTTGATCTTCGGGTCCTTCTCTTTCAGGTAGCGGCCCACGCCGCCGATGGTGCCGCCGGTGCCGGCGCCGGCCACCAGGTAGTCGATGCGACCCTCCATCTGCTCCCAGATTTCAGGGCCCGTGCCCTGGTAGTGGGCCGCGTTGTTCTCGCGGTTGCCGTGCTGATCGGGGAAGAAGCAGCCGGGCGTCTCCCGGGCCAGGCGGGGGGTGATGTTGTTGTAGCTGTCCGGATGCTCCGGCGACAGGCTGGTGTCCACCTTGTGCACCTGGGCGCCGAGGGCCAGCAGCTGGTTCAGCTTCTCCTGGGAGATGGTGTCGCGCACCACCACCTTGAGCCGGTAGCCCTTCTGGATGGCCATGAGGGCGAGCCCCATGGCCGTGTTGCCTGAAGAGT
The window above is part of the Geothrix sp. genome. Proteins encoded here:
- a CDS encoding transketolase C-terminal domain-containing protein encodes the protein MTAFSGTYLEAIRQALFDAMAADARVCCLGEDIGVYGGAFRATEGLLERFGPDRVIDTPISEQAIAGSAIGAALMGQRPVAEFQFMDFALLASDLMVNFAAKAHWRWGQSVPAVFRGPSGGGNGGGPFHSQNPEGHFLGSPGLKVVAPGTVRDAYALLRAAIDDPDPVLIFEHKHLYRRLKDQWSEAPTARLGEAALRKDGTRACVITYGAAQHAALEAAADLDVAVLDLRTLWPLDDAAIADLVKRTHRVLVLTEASLTYGPGAELAARIGEACFSWLDAPVMRLGAADTPTPASPPLEAAFLPGPAAVASALERLLAW
- a CDS encoding cysteine synthase family protein translates to MLYRKPCGSVLEAIGNTPLVQLRRVVENLPVEVFAKLEFLNPMGSSKDRIAKHMIEAAERDGRLKPGDLIIENSSGNTAMGLALMAIQKGYRLKVVVRDTISQEKLNQLLALGAQVHKVDTSLSPEHPDSYNNITPRLARETPGCFFPDQHGNRENNAAHYQGTGPEIWEQMEGRIDYLVAGAGTGGTIGGVGRYLKEKDPKIKVVAVDPVGSVFTPHFRGEENPKAGPYRIEGLGDEFLIPTMEFELIDEMYQVSDRDAFQQARRLVREEGVLGGGSSGAALWAVLQVAKSLPALGRPARIVTVFPDGAGRYLSSIFNDAWLAERGLLDGERGLLEAGE